A genomic region of Eucalyptus grandis isolate ANBG69807.140 chromosome 5, ASM1654582v1, whole genome shotgun sequence contains the following coding sequences:
- the LOC104447404 gene encoding LOW QUALITY PROTEIN: G-type lectin S-receptor-like serine/threonine-protein kinase At4g27290 (The sequence of the model RefSeq protein was modified relative to this genomic sequence to represent the inferred CDS: inserted 1 base in 1 codon), translating into MEILYSPFHFFIFITLLSTAAELSRSADTITLSRPVRDNETLVSAGAKFELGFFSAGNSFNRYVGIRFHNIRSRTVVWVANRDDPINGSSXVLRIERGGNLVIVDGTGRAVWSTDTANVTSGTVAAQLLDSGNLVLTDESNNGSRNILWQSFDHPFDTLLAGMKLGWDLRIGLNRYLTSWRNSDDPSTGDITYKVELKGLPQKFLRRNASVIERSGPWEGIQFSGLPLNPNAIIKPEFVNTAEEAYYTYQLNNNYNITRAVLNHSGTLQRWLWNNNTQWTLIHELPNDQCDEYAKCGPNAVCTIGDAPICSCLTGYTPKSPQEWAMNSWSSGCVKKKPLNCPKGEGFKKLKGVKVPDMLSYWVNLSTSLDECRAKCLKNCTCTAYTNADIANKGSGCLLWYGDLLDIRKLVQPNHNQNVFIRVMASDIGNYKWKLWLVAPVIAASLSLAMLLLICFWRRRTKNASFMLDFVRMLEFGLHRYCCSNKCEVYIDEAIKDAFGKTSEVQAGSGDNLELPTLDLEVITKATDSFSSLNKIGEGGFGPVYKGLMSDGVQIAVKRLSQNSRQGCDEFKNEVLLIARLQHRNLVKLLGCCINGEERMLVYEYMPNGSLDSLIFGNRGGNSLVWRRRFNIIVGVARGLLYLHRDSRLRIIHRDLKASNVLLDSEMNPKISDFGMARACRGNQSGEQTTRVVGTYGYMPPEYAIDGIFSTKSDVFSFGVLVLEIISGRRNKEFHHRDHNFNLLGHAWKLWLQREATELIDKQMEDSFPRSEVIRCIQIGLLCVQRSPEQRPTMSSVIRMMDSESASLPQPKQPGFYAERFNDQIDGETNELTISIVEGR; encoded by the exons ATGGAGATTCTTTACTCTCCTTTtcacttcttcatcttcatcaccTTGCTTTCAACAGCAGCAGAGCTCAGCAGATCTGCTGACACAATAACTCTGTCTCGGCCTGTCAGAGATAACGAGACTCTAGTTTCCGCGGGAGCAAAGTTCGAGCTTGGATTCTTCAGCGCTGGAAATTCGTTTAACCGGTATGTTGGGATAAGGTTCCACAACATCCGGTCAAGGACTGTTGTCTGGGTCGCGAATAGGGATGATCCAATCAATGGCTCGT GAGTCCTGCGGATTGAGAGAGGAGGAAATCTGGTCATTGTTGACGGAACAGGAAGAGCTGTTTGGTCCACGGACACAGCAAATGTGACCTCCGGTACCGTGGCTGCGCAGCTCCTGGACTCCGGGAATCTGGTCCTCACAGATGAAAGCAACAACGGTTCGAGGAATATCCTGTGGCAGAGTTTTGACCATCCTTTCGATACGTTACTCGCAGGGATGAAGCTAGGGTGGGACCTGAGGATCGGTTTGAACCGGTATCTCACTTCTTGGAGGAATTCAGACGATCCTTCAACAGGAGACATCACATACAAAGTCGAACTCAAGGGACTGCCCCAGAAGTTCCTCCGCAGGAATGCTTCAGTAATTGAAAGAAGCGGGCCATGGGAAGGTATCCAGTTCAGTGGATTGCCCCTGAACCCAAATGCAATCATCAAACCCGAGTTCGTGAACACCGCTGAAGAAGCGTACTATACCTATCAACTCAACAACAATTACAACATCACGAGGGCCGTGCTCAACCACTCTGGCACGCTTCAACGCTGGCTTTGGAACAATAATACACAGTGGACACTCATACATGAGTTGCCAAATGATCAGTGCGACGAGTATGCAAAATGTGGGCCTAACGCTGTGTGCACGATTGGTGATGCCCCGATATGCAGCTGCCTGACTGGGTACACCCCTAAATCGCCCCAGGAATGGGCAATGAACTCTTGGTCCAGCGGGTGTGTTAAGAAGAAGCCCTTGAATTGTCCTAAAGGAGAAGGGTTCAAGAAGCTGAAGGGTGTGAAGGTTCCGGATATGTTGAGTTACTGGGTGAACTTGAGCACGAGCCTTGACGAATGCAGAGCCAAGTGCCTGAAAAATTGTACTTGCACCGCATATACCAATGCAGACATTGCCAATAAGGGTAGCGGGTGTCTGCTTTGGTATGGAGATCTTCTCGACATCAGAAAGCTCGTTCAACCAAACCACAATCAGAATGTTTTCATCAGGGTCATGGCGTCTGACATAG GCAATTATAAGTGGAAACTGTGGCTGGTGGCACCAGTAATCGccgcatctctctctctagcaatGCTTTTGCTAATCTGTTTCTGGAGGAGGAGAACCAAAAAC GCATCTTTCATGCTCGACTTTGTAAGAATGCTAGAATTTGGGCTTCATCGGTATTGTTGCAGCAATAAATGTGAGGTTTACATAGATGAAGCAATtaaggacgcgtttg GGAAAACATCAGAAGTGCAGGCTGGGAGTGGAGACAACTTAGAGCTGCCTACGCTAGACTTGGAAGTCATTACTAAAGCGACTGATAGCTTTTCGTCTCTCAATAAAATCGGAGAGGGCGGTTTTGGTCCTGTCTATAAG GGTTTAATGTCCGATGGAGTTCAAATAGCCGTCAAGAGGCTGTCGCAGAACTCCAGACAGGGTTGTGATgagttcaagaatgaagtctTGCTGATTGCGAGACTTCAGCACCGAAATCTTGTCAAACTATTGGGATGCTGTATTAACGGAGAGGAAAGGATGTTAGTATATGAATATATGCCGAACGGAAGCCTCGACTCCTTAATATTTG GTAATAGAGGAGGTAATTCTCTCGTGTGGAGGCGGCGTTTCAATATCATTGTGGGTGTTGCAAGGGGACTTCTGTATTTACATCGCGACTCAAGATTGAGAATAATTCATCGGGATCTAAAAGCTAGTAATGTGCTGCTAGATAGTGAGATGAACCCAAAGATatcagattttggcatggcTAGGGCTTGCAGAGGAAATCAATCTGGGGAACAGACTACACGTGTAGTCGGGACTTA TGGATACATGCCTCCAGAGTATGCAATAGATGGAATTTTCTCGACTAAATCAGATGTTTTTAGCTTTGGAGTCCTAGTCCTGGAAATAATTAGCGGCAGGAGGAACAAAGAATTCCATCACCGTGATCACAATTTTAACCTTCTTGGACAT GCCTGGAAATTATGGCTTCAACGGGAGGCCACCGAACTCATAGACAAACAAATGGAGGATTCATTTCCAAGATCGGAAGTTATCAGGTGCATCCAGATAGGCCTCTTGTGTGTTCAGCGAAGTCCGGAACAAAGGCCAACTATGTCATCTGTAATACGAATGATGGACAGCGAGAGTGCCTCATTGCCACAGCCCAAGCAACCGGGATTTTACGCGGAGAGGTTCAATGATCAAATAGACGGTGAAACAAACGAGTTAACCATTTCCATAGTCGAGGGTCGGTGA
- the LOC120294002 gene encoding G-type lectin S-receptor-like serine/threonine-protein kinase At4g27290 encodes MEILYSPFHFFIFITLLSTAAELSRSADMITLFQPVRDNETLVSAGAKFELGFFSAGNSSNRYVGIWFYNIPVKTVVWVANRDDPINGSSGVLRIGKGGNLVIVHGTGRAVWSTDTANVTSGTVAAQLLDSGNLVLTDESNNGSRNILWQSFDHPFDTLLAGMKLGWDLRIGLNRYLTSWRDSDDPSTGDITYKVELQGLPQKFLRRNASVIERSGPWDGIQFSGLPLSPNAIINPEFVTIAQEVYYSYQVINDSTITRAVLNHSGTLQRWLWNNNTQWTVIHELPNDSCDEYAKCGPNAVCRIGDAPICSCLTGYTPKSPQEWAMFVWSSGCVKKKPLNCPKEEGFVKLKGVKVPDMLSYWVNTSMSLDECRTKCLKNCTCTAYTNADIVGKGSGCLLWYGDLLDIRKLIQSSRSQNVFIRVMASDLGHHKWKLRLVVPVVTASLYLAILLLLCLWRRRTKNASFMLNCKNARIRASSVLLQEDLFLKGQWIEQSRADILQKSLPYTSHWLFLAGKTSEVQAGSGDNFELPTLDLEDITRATNSFSSLNKIGEGGSGSVYKGLTSDGIQIAVKRLSQNSRQGFDEFKNEVLLITRLQHRNLVKLLGCCINGEEKVLVYEYMPNGSLNSLIFGNREGNSLVWRQRFNIIVGVARGLLYLHRDSRLSIIHRDLKASNVLLDGEMNPKISDFGMARACRGDQLLEKTERVVGTYGYMSPEYAIDGIFSIKSDVFSFGILVLEIISGRRNREFHQHDHNFNLLGHAWKLWLQGKATEIIDKQMEDSFPMSEVTRCIQIGLLCVQQSPEQRPTISSVLLMLESESTTLPQPKQPGFYTERFND; translated from the exons ATGGAGATTCTTTACTCTCCTTTtcacttcttcatcttcatcaccTTGCTTTCAACAGCAGCAGAGCTCAGCAGATCTGCTGACATGATAACTCTGTTTCAGCCGGTGAGAGATAACGAGACTCTAGTTTCCGCGGGAGCAAAGTTCGAGCTTGGATTCTTCAGCGCTGGAAATTCGTCTAACCGGTATGTTGGGATATGGTTCTACAACATCCCGGTCAAGACTGTTGTCTGGGTCGCGAATAGGGACGATCCAATCAATGGCTCGTCAGGAGTCCTGCGGATTGGGAAAGGAGGGAATCTGGTCATTGTTCACGGAACAGGAAGAGCTGTTTGGTCCACGGACACAGCAAATGTGACCTCCGGTACCGTGGCTGCGCAGCTCCTGGACTCCGGGAATCTGGTCCTCACAGATGAAAGCAACAACGGTTCGAGGAATATCCTGTGGCAGAGTTTTGACCATCCTTTTGATACGTTACTCGCGGGGATGAAGCTAGGGTGGGACCTGAGGATCGGTTTGAATCGGTACCTCACTTCTTGGAGGGATTCGGATGATCCTTCAACAGGAGACATCACATACAAAGTCGAACTGCAGGGACTGCCCCAGAAGTTCCTCCGCAGGAATGCTTCGGTAATTGAACGAAGCGGGCCATGGGATGGTATCCAGTTTAGCGGACTGCCCCTGAGCCCAAATGCAATCATCAACCCCGAGTTCGTGACAATCGCTCAAGAAGTGTACTATTCCTATCAAGTCATCAACGATTCCACCATCACGAGGGCCGTGCTCAACCACTCCGGCACGCTTCAACGCTGGCTCTGGAACAATAATACGCAGTGGACAGTCATACATGAGTTGCCAAATGATTCCTGCGATGAGTATGCAAAATGTGGGCCTAACGCTGTGTGCAGGATTGGTGATGCCCCGATATGCAGCTGCCTGACTGGGTACACCCCGAAATCGCCCCAGGAATGGGCGATGTTTGTTTGGTCCAGTGGGTGCGTTAAGAAGAAGCCCTTGAATTGTCCTAAAGAGGAAGGTTTTGTGAAGCTGAAGGGTGTGAAGGTTCCTGATATGTTGAGTTACTGGGTGAACACGAGCATGAGCCTTGACGAATGTAGAACCAAGTGCCTGAAAAATTGTACTTGCACTGCATATACCAATGCCGACATTGTTGGGAAGGGTAGCGGGTGTCTGCTTTGGTATGGAGATCTTCTCGACATCAGAAAGCTCATTCAATCAAGCCGCAGTCAGAATGTTTTCATCAGGGTCATGGCGTCTGACTTAG GTCACCATAAGTGGAAATTGCGGTTGGTGGTGCCAGTAGTCACCGCATCACTCTATCTGGCAATTCTTTTGCTACTCTGTCTCTGGAGGAGGAGAACCAAAAAC GCATCTTTCATGCTCAACTGTAAGAATGCTAGAATCAGGGCTTCATCGGTATTGTTGCAG GAAGATCTTTTCCTAAAAGGACAGTGGATCGAACAATCTCGAGCTGATATACTGCAAAAGTCTCTCCCTTACACAAGTCATTGGTTATTTTTGGCAGGGAAAACTTCAGAGGTACAGGCTGGGAGTGGAGACAACTTCGAGCTGCCTACACTAGACTTGGAAGACATTACTAGAGCGACTAATAGCTTTTCATCTCTCAACAAAATCGGAGAGGGCGGTTCTGGTTCTGTCTATAAG GGTCTAACGTCTGATGGAATTCAAATAGCTGTCAAGAGGCTGTCGCAGAACTCGAGACAGGGTTTTGATgaattcaagaatgaagtctTGTTAATTACGAGACTTCAACACCGAAATCTTGTCAAGCTGTTGGGATGCTGCATTAACGGAGAGGAAAAGGTGTTAGTATATGAATATATGCCAAATGGAAGCCTCAACTCCTTAATATTTG GTAATAGAGAAGGTAATTCTCTTGTGTGGAGGCAGCGGTTCAATATCATTGTGGGTGTTGCAAGGGGACTTCTGTATTTACATCGCGACTCAAGATTAAGTATAATTCATCGGGATCTAAAAGCTAGTAACGTGTTGCTGGATGGTGAGATGAATCCAAAGATatcagattttggcatggcTAGGGCTTGCAGAGGAGATCAACTCCTGGAAAAGACTGAACGTGTAGTGGGGACTTA TGGATACATGTCTCCAGAGTATGCAATAGATGGAATTTTCTCGATTAAATCAGATGTTTTTAGCTTTGGAATCCTAGTTCTGGAAATAATTAGCGGCAGGAGGAACAGAGAATTTCATCAGCATGACCACAATTTTAACCTTCTTGGACAT GCCTGGAAATTATGGCTTCAAGGGAAGGCCACCGAAATCATAGACAAACAAATGGAGGATTCATTTCCAATGTCGGAAGTTACTAGGTGCATCCAGATAGGCCTCTTGTGCGTTCAGCAAAGTCCGGAACAAAGGCCGACCATCTCATCTGTGCTTCTGATGTTGGAGAGCGAAAGTACCACGTTGCCACAGCCCAAGCAACCGGGATTTTACACGGAGAGGTTCAATGATTAA
- the LOC104447420 gene encoding LOW QUALITY PROTEIN: G-type lectin S-receptor-like serine/threonine-protein kinase At4g27290 (The sequence of the model RefSeq protein was modified relative to this genomic sequence to represent the inferred CDS: inserted 1 base in 1 codon; deleted 2 bases in 1 codon), which translates to MEILHSPLHFFIFITLLSTVAELSRSADIITLSQPVRDNETLVSAGGKFKLGFFSTNSSNRYVGIWFYNIPVQTIVWVANRDDPINGSSGVLQIETGGNLVIVDGAGRAIWSTNTTNLASDNVTARLLDSGNLVLTNESNNGSGNFLWQSFDHPFDTLLAGMKLGWDRRIGLNRYLTSWRDSDDPSTGDITYKVELQGLPQKFLRSNTLVIERSGPWDGIQFSGLPLNPNAIIKPEFVTTAEEVYYTYQLNKDSTITRAVLNHSGTLQRWVWDNNTQWAVVHELPNDSCDVYAKCGPNAVCTIGDAPICSCLTGYTPKLPQEWAMYVWSSGCVKKKPLNCPKGEGFKKLKGVKVPDMLSYYVNRSISLDECRTKCLKSCTCTAYTNADIVGKGSGCLLWYGDLLDIRKLIQSSRNQNVFIRVMASDLGNHKWKLWLVVAAVAASLSLAILLLLCFWRRRTKNIFSKRTKGIQQFRADILQKSLPFTSLQLFLAGKTSEVQSGSEDNLELPLLDLEDITKATSSFSSLNKIGEGGFGPVYKGLMSDGVQIAVKRLSRNSRQGCDEFKNEVLLIARLQHRNLVKLLGCCITGEERMLVYEYMPNGSLDSLIFANRAGNSLVWRRRFNIIVGVARGXLYLHRDSRLRIIHRDLKASNVLLDSEMNPKISDFGMARAFRGDQLPDKTKRVVGTYGYMSPEYAIDGIFSTKSDVFSFGVLVLEIISGRRNREFHHHDHNFNLLGHAWKLWLQGEATELIDKQMEDSFPRSEAIRCIQIGLLCVQQRPEQRPTMSSVLRMLDSESASLPQPKQPGFYTERFNDQIDGETSELTSTTLDGR; encoded by the exons atGGAGATTCTTCACTCTCCTCTtcacttcttcatcttcatcactTTGCTTTCAACAGTAGCAGAGCTCAGCAGATCAGCTGACATAATAACTCTGTCTCAGCCGGTCAGAGATAACGAGACTCTAGTTTCGGCAGGAGGAAAGTTCAAGCTTGGATTCTTCAGCACT AATTCGTCTAACCGGTATGTTGGGATCTGGTTCTACAACATCCCGGTGCAGACCATTGTCTGGGTGGCAAATAGGGACGATCCAATCAACGGCTCGTCAGGAGTCCTGCAGATTGAGACGGGAGGGAATCTAGTCATCGTTGATGGAGCAGGAAGAGCTATTTGGTCCACGAACACAACAAATCTGGCCTCCGATAACGTGACTGCGCGGCTCCTGGACTCCGGGAATCTGGTTCTCACAAATGAAAGCAACAACGGTTCGGGGAATTTCCTGTGGCAGAGTTTTGACCATCCTTTTGATACGTTACTAGCGGGGATGAAGCTAGGATGGGATCGGAGGATCGGTTTGAATCGGTACCTCACTTCTTGGAGGGATTCGGACGATCCTTCAACCGGAGACATCACATACAAAGTCGAACTCCAGGGACTGCCCCAGAAGTTCCTCCGCAGCAACACTTTGGTAATTGAACGAAGTGGGCCATGGGATGGGATCCAGTTCAGTGGATTGCCCCTGAACCCAAATGCAATCATCAAACCCGAGTTTGTGACAACTGCCGAAGAAGTGTACTATACCTATCAACTCAACAAAGATTCCACCATCACGAGGGCCGTGCTCAACCACTCCGGCACGCTTCAACGCTGGGTCTGGGACAATAATACACAGTGGGCAGTCGTACATGAGTTGCCAAACGATTCCTGCGACGTGTATGCAAAATGTGGGCCTAACGCTGTGTGCACGATTGGTGATGCCCCGATATGCAGCTGCCTGACTGGGTACACGCCGAAATTGCCCCAGGAATGGGCGATGTACGTTTGGTCCAGTGGGTGTGTTAAGAAGAAGCCCTTGAATTGTCCTAAAGGAGAAGGGTTCAAGAAGCTGAAGGGTGTGAAGGTTCCAGATATGCTGAGTTACTATGTGAACAGAAGTATAAGCCTGGACGAATGTAGAACTAAGTGCCTGAAAAGTTGTACTTGCACAGCATATACTAATGCGGACATTGTCGGGAAGGGTAGCGGGTGTCTGCTTTGGTATGGAGATCTTCTCGACATCAGAAAGCTCATCCAATCAAGCCGCAATCAGAATGTTTTCATCAGGGTCATGGCGTCTGACCTAG GCAATCATAAGTGGAAATTGTGGTTGGTGGTGGCAGCAGTCGCCGCATCACTGTCTCTAGCAATTCTTTTGCTACTCTGTTTCTGGAGGAGAAGAACCAAAAAT ATCTTTTCTAAAAGAACAAAGGGGATCCAACAATTTCGAGCTGATATACTGCAAAAGTCTCTCCCTTTCACGAGTCTTCAACTATTTTTGGCAGGGAAAACATCGGAGGTGCAGTCTGGAAGTGAAGACAACTTAGAGCTGCCGTTACTAGACTTGGAAGACATTACGAAAGCGACTAGTAGCTTCTCGTCTCTTAATAAAATCGGAGAGGGCGGTTTTGGTCCTGTGTATAAG GGTCTAATGTCCGATGGAGTTCAAATAGCTGTCAAGAGGCTGTCGCGGAACTCGAGACAGGGTTGTGATgagttcaagaatgaagtctTGTTGATTGCGAGACTTCAACACCGAAATCTTGTCAAGCTGTTGGGATGCTGTATTACTGGAGAAGAAAGGATGTTAGTTTATGAATATATGCCAAATGGAAGCCTCGACTCCTTAATATTTG CTAATAGAGCAGGTAATTCTCTCGTGTGGAGGCGACGGTTCAACATCATTGTGGGTGTTGCAAGGG CTTTGTATTTACATCGCGACTCAAGATTGAGAATAATTCATCGGGATCTAAAAGCTAGTAATGTGTTGCTGGATAGTGAGATGAACCCAAAGATatcagattttggcatggcTAGGGCTTTCAGAGGAGATCAACTACCGGACAAGACGAAACGTGTGGTTGGGACTTA CGGATACATGTCTCCAGAGTATGCAATAGATGGAATTTTCTCAACTAAATCGGATGTTTTTAGTTTTGGAGTCCTAGTCCTGGAAATAATTAGCGGCAGGAGGAACAGAGAATTCCATCACCATGATCACAATTTTAACCTTCTTGGACAT GCCTGGAAATTATGGCTTCAAGGGGAGGCCACCGAACTCATAGACAAACAAATGGAGGATTCATTTCCAAGATCGGAAGCTATCAGGTGCATCCAGATAGGCCTCTTGTGCGTTCAGCAAAGGCCGGAACAAAGGCCGACCATGTCATCTGTGCTACGAATGTTGGACAGCGAGAGTGCCTCACTGCCGCAGCCCAAGCAACCGGGGTTTTACACGGAGAGATTCAATGATCAAATAGATGGCGAAACAAGCGAGTTAACCTCTACCACACTCGATGGTCGGTGA